A portion of the Pseudomonas koreensis genome contains these proteins:
- the dsbG gene encoding thiol:disulfide interchange protein DsbG encodes MPRLRHLLTLTLGTALLHLPSVQAAEELPAAIKKIEAKGAKIVGQFDAPDGLRGYAAQYQNRGMALYLTPDGKHVVVGNLYDADGKDLSSEPLQKLVYAPMSKEVWAKFEASNWIQDGNKDAPRTVYLFSDPNCPYCNMFWEQARPWVKAGKVQLRHIMVGIIREDSPGKSAALLAAKDPAKALEDHEKAGKGSALKALKDIPVAVQSKLAANMQLMEDLELQATPAIFYLDDKGELQQQQGAPSPDKLVKILGPK; translated from the coding sequence ATGCCCCGCCTCCGCCACCTGCTGACGCTGACCCTGGGCACTGCCCTGCTGCACTTGCCGTCGGTGCAGGCTGCTGAAGAACTGCCCGCGGCGATCAAGAAGATCGAAGCCAAGGGCGCGAAAATCGTCGGCCAGTTCGACGCCCCCGATGGCCTGCGCGGGTACGCCGCGCAATACCAGAATCGCGGCATGGCGCTGTACCTGACCCCGGACGGCAAACACGTCGTGGTGGGCAATCTGTACGACGCCGACGGCAAGGACCTGAGCAGCGAACCACTGCAAAAACTGGTGTACGCGCCAATGTCCAAGGAAGTCTGGGCCAAGTTCGAGGCGAGCAACTGGATTCAGGACGGCAACAAGGATGCGCCGCGCACGGTGTACCTGTTCAGCGATCCGAACTGCCCGTACTGCAACATGTTCTGGGAACAGGCGCGGCCATGGGTCAAGGCCGGCAAAGTGCAGCTGCGCCACATCATGGTCGGCATCATTCGTGAAGACAGCCCGGGCAAATCCGCCGCGCTACTGGCGGCGAAAGACCCGGCCAAAGCCCTGGAAGATCACGAAAAGGCTGGCAAGGGCAGCGCGCTGAAGGCTCTCAAAGACATTCCGGTCGCCGTGCAGAGCAAACTCGCGGCGAACATGCAGTTGATGGAAGACCTGGAACTGCAGGCCACCCCGGCGATTTTCTACCTGGACGACAAAGGCGAACTGCAACAACAGCAAGGCGCGCCTTCGCCGGACAAGCTGGTGAAGATTCTCGGGCCCAAGTAG
- a CDS encoding TlpA disulfide reductase family protein: MLTFTLGTFAIALNHLLLISALALATFVGWRVAKRGGDNPESALFSLFLLGMLAARIAFVALYWSHYRTDPWQIIDLRDGGFLAWPGVIVLLLAALYRGWRRPGLRRPLGFGVVSGVAFWLLATLSLNIYEQGTRLPDISLRNAAGQTIKLSDYQGGPLVINLWATWCPPCRREMPVLENAQQQRPDLTFLFVNQAESMQSVATFLETQGLSLTNVLFDRSGRLGQAVGSMALPTTLFYSPDGRLLTSHLGELSNASLARALETFDTSPSSPNQAVAPANSARKLPCPASATC, from the coding sequence ATGCTGACGTTCACCCTCGGCACCTTCGCCATCGCGCTCAATCACCTGCTGCTGATCAGTGCTCTGGCACTGGCGACGTTTGTCGGCTGGCGAGTGGCCAAGCGCGGCGGCGATAACCCCGAGTCGGCGCTGTTCAGCCTGTTTTTGCTGGGCATGCTCGCGGCGCGCATTGCCTTTGTCGCGCTGTACTGGTCGCATTACCGCACCGACCCGTGGCAGATCATCGATCTGCGCGACGGTGGATTCCTCGCCTGGCCCGGGGTGATCGTGCTGCTGCTGGCGGCGTTGTATCGCGGCTGGCGTCGTCCCGGTTTACGCCGACCGTTGGGCTTTGGTGTGGTCAGTGGCGTGGCGTTCTGGCTGCTCGCCACCCTCTCGCTGAACATCTACGAACAGGGTACACGGCTGCCGGACATTTCCCTGCGCAATGCCGCTGGGCAAACCATCAAGCTCAGTGACTATCAGGGCGGGCCATTGGTGATCAACCTTTGGGCGACCTGGTGCCCACCGTGCCGGCGGGAAATGCCGGTGCTGGAAAATGCTCAGCAACAGCGCCCGGATCTGACATTCCTGTTCGTCAATCAGGCCGAAAGCATGCAAAGCGTGGCCACGTTCCTGGAAACCCAGGGCCTGAGCCTGACCAACGTGCTGTTCGACCGCAGCGGCCGTCTCGGTCAGGCCGTGGGTTCCATGGCGCTACCGACTACGCTGTTCTATAGCCCGGACGGTCGCTTGCTGACCAGTCACCTCGGTGAACTGTCGAACGCCAGCCTCGCCCGCGCCCTGGAAACCTTCGACACTTCACCTTCAAGCCCGAATCAGGCCGTTGCCCCGGCCAACTCTGCAAGGAAACTGCCATGCCCCGCCTCCGCCACCTGCTGA
- the dsbD gene encoding protein-disulfide reductase DsbD, whose translation MRHFFLLFALLISGLAQAGNNPFESKPDFLPVDQAFVLTSERLESGETQLFWQITDGYYLYQKRLKFDGLAADQQPVLPEGESHSDEFFGEQPVYRQGLEIKIPAAASGQIKVSYQGCADAGLCYPPQTRVIDLGGKAAATTGGEAPDQALASSLQQRALGWSLLVFFGLGLLLAFTPCSLPMLPILAGMIVGSGATPRRGLALASSYVICMALVYAAMGVIAALLGANLQAWLQNPWLLGAFAAIFVVLALPMFGFFELQLPVALRDRLEHASRSRSGGSLIGAGVLGALSGLLVGPCMTAPLAGALLYIAQSGNALHGGLILFALGIGIGVPLLLLVTVGNRFLPKPGAWMNLLKGIFGFLFLATALLMLRPVLDPSLWLGLCGALLLIAAYSAWKQSEGFGRVAQMFGALSLLLGLWGSLLVIGAAGGSDDPYQPLQVYSAGPVASAAPTGHDAFSTIKEPEALQRELDAAKAQGQWVLLDYYADWCVSCKVMEKKVFGEAKVMQALNDVRLLRLDVTADNAASRELLSRYKVPGPPTFIWIGADGEERRSQRITGEVDADAFLQRWSTTRDAN comes from the coding sequence ATGCGTCATTTTTTTCTTCTGTTTGCTTTACTGATTTCCGGCCTGGCCCAGGCCGGAAACAATCCGTTCGAGTCCAAGCCGGACTTTTTACCCGTCGACCAGGCATTCGTACTCACCTCAGAGCGTCTGGAGTCGGGGGAAACCCAGCTGTTCTGGCAGATCACCGACGGCTACTACCTGTATCAGAAACGCTTGAAATTCGACGGACTGGCCGCCGATCAGCAGCCGGTGTTGCCTGAAGGCGAATCCCATAGCGACGAGTTCTTCGGCGAGCAGCCGGTATACCGCCAAGGCCTGGAAATAAAAATCCCGGCTGCGGCCAGCGGGCAGATCAAAGTCAGTTATCAGGGCTGCGCCGATGCCGGCCTGTGCTATCCACCGCAAACCCGGGTAATCGATCTGGGCGGCAAAGCCGCAGCGACAACTGGCGGGGAAGCGCCCGATCAGGCCTTGGCCAGCAGCTTGCAACAACGGGCGCTGGGCTGGAGCCTGTTGGTGTTCTTCGGCCTCGGCCTGCTGTTGGCGTTTACCCCGTGCTCACTGCCAATGCTGCCGATTCTGGCCGGGATGATTGTCGGCAGTGGCGCCACCCCTCGGCGCGGCTTGGCCTTGGCCAGCAGCTATGTGATCTGCATGGCGCTGGTGTACGCAGCGATGGGCGTTATCGCCGCGCTGCTCGGTGCGAACCTGCAGGCGTGGTTGCAGAATCCCTGGCTGCTCGGTGCGTTTGCGGCGATTTTCGTGGTGCTGGCATTGCCGATGTTCGGCTTCTTCGAGCTGCAGCTGCCGGTGGCGCTGCGTGATCGACTTGAACACGCTTCACGCAGCCGCAGCGGCGGCAGTCTGATCGGCGCCGGCGTGCTGGGCGCATTGTCCGGTCTGCTGGTCGGGCCGTGCATGACCGCGCCACTGGCCGGTGCGCTGCTGTACATCGCGCAAAGCGGTAATGCGCTGCACGGCGGTCTGATTCTGTTTGCGCTGGGCATCGGCATCGGTGTGCCGCTGTTGCTACTGGTCACCGTGGGCAACCGATTCCTGCCGAAACCCGGGGCGTGGATGAATCTGCTCAAAGGCATATTCGGCTTCCTCTTTCTCGCAACCGCATTGTTGATGCTGCGTCCGGTACTGGACCCGTCATTGTGGCTGGGCCTGTGTGGCGCGCTGCTGCTGATTGCGGCTTACAGCGCCTGGAAACAGTCAGAAGGTTTTGGCCGCGTCGCGCAGATGTTTGGCGCTCTGTCCCTGTTGCTCGGTTTGTGGGGCAGCTTGTTGGTAATCGGTGCGGCTGGCGGCAGTGATGATCCGTACCAGCCATTGCAGGTCTACAGCGCCGGCCCTGTCGCCAGCGCAGCGCCGACGGGCCACGATGCCTTCAGCACAATTAAGGAACCGGAGGCCCTGCAACGCGAACTCGACGCGGCCAAGGCCCAGGGTCAGTGGGTGTTGCTCGATTACTACGCCGACTGGTGTGTGTCGTGCAAGGTCATGGAGAAAAAGGTGTTCGGTGAGGCCAAAGTCATGCAGGCCCTGAACGATGTGCGCCTGTTGCGTCTGGATGTGACTGCTGACAATGCCGCCAGCCGCGAGCTGCTCAGTCGCTATAAAGTGCCGGGGCCGCCGACTTTCATCTGGATCGGCGCTGACGGTGAAGAACGCCGCAGCCAGCGCATCACCGGTGAGGTGGATGCCGACGCGTTCCTGCAACGCTGGTCCACTACCCGAGACGCCAACTGA
- a CDS encoding alpha/beta fold hydrolase: MPFFTVDGQALHYIDQGTGPAVLLAGSYLWDQAMWAPQIAALTPHYRVIALDLWGHGESGKLPEGTTSLDDIARQAQALLDHLDIDRVTLVGLSVGGMWGTRLALSAPQRLNGLVLMDTYVGVEPEPTRQYYFSLFKQIEDTGTISEQLLDIVVPIFFRPGIDPQSALYQDFRAKLQSYSPERLRESIVPMGRITFGRDDLLPRLGELNAATTLVLCGDQDKPRPPSEAREMAELIGCPCVLVPEAGHISNLENSAFVTEALLGFLSECNRHTV; this comes from the coding sequence ATGCCCTTTTTCACGGTTGACGGACAAGCACTGCACTACATTGATCAAGGCACCGGCCCGGCCGTGTTGCTCGCTGGCAGTTATCTCTGGGATCAAGCGATGTGGGCGCCGCAGATCGCCGCGCTGACCCCGCACTATCGCGTCATTGCCCTGGATCTGTGGGGGCATGGCGAGTCCGGCAAGTTACCTGAAGGCACCACATCGCTGGACGACATCGCCCGTCAGGCGCAGGCCCTGCTCGATCATCTGGACATCGACCGCGTCACCCTCGTCGGGCTATCGGTCGGCGGCATGTGGGGCACGCGCCTGGCACTGTCCGCGCCGCAACGTCTCAACGGTCTGGTGCTGATGGACACTTACGTCGGCGTCGAGCCGGAACCGACCCGGCAGTATTACTTCTCGCTGTTCAAGCAGATCGAAGACACCGGCACCATCTCCGAGCAACTGCTGGACATTGTCGTGCCGATCTTCTTCCGCCCGGGCATCGACCCGCAGTCGGCGCTGTATCAGGACTTCCGCGCAAAACTGCAGAGTTATTCGCCCGAGCGCTTGCGCGAAAGCATCGTACCGATGGGGCGCATCACCTTTGGCCGCGACGACCTGTTGCCACGTCTGGGCGAACTCAACGCAGCGACCACGTTGGTGCTGTGCGGCGATCAGGACAAACCGCGACCACCGTCGGAGGCCCGGGAAATGGCTGAATTGATTGGCTGCCCGTGTGTGCTGGTGCCGGAGGCCGGGCATATCTCCAATCTGGAAAATTCCGCGTTTGTCACCGAAGCGCTGCTCGGCTTCTTGAGCGAGTGCAACAGACACACCGTGTGA